One window of the Vigna radiata var. radiata cultivar VC1973A chromosome 1, Vradiata_ver6, whole genome shotgun sequence genome contains the following:
- the LOC106762879 gene encoding 1-aminocyclopropane-1-carboxylate oxidase homolog 1-like yields the protein MTTIETYSRKDSSYDRNVEVKAFDETKLGVKGLLDSGITKIPRMFHHVRDNTETTPSNLKFHVPIIDLKDVNTNLSLRVEALDKITKACKEWGFFHVVNHGISVEVLDEMLCGIRRFHELDDEEKKTFYSRDRSKKVRYFSNGSLFRDPAANWRDSIAFFSSPHPPNPEEIPAVCRDIVVEYTEKIRALGLTMFELFSEALGLPTSYLNELDSIEGEFHLCHYYPPCPEPELTMGTSKHTDISFMTILLQDHIGGLEVLHKNQWVNVHPVHGSLVINIGDLLQLLTNDKFISVYHRVLSRDIGPRISVASFFTSSFPHYASKIVGPIKELLSKDNPPIYKDTTIEDVAAHYHKKGLDGNRSLHPFRLCND from the exons ATGACAACCATAGAGACATATAGTCGTAAAGATTCCTCGTATGATAGAAATGTTGAAGTCAAGGCTTTTGATGAAACAAAACTTGGGGTGAAAGGGTTGTTAGATTCTGGGATCACGAAGATCCCACGAATGTTCCACCATGTCAGGGACAACACTGAAACTACACCAAGTAACTTAAAGTTTCATGTGCCTATCATAGACTTGAAAGACGTAAACACGAACTTATCCCTGCGTGTTGAAGCACTTGACAAGATTACAAAGGCATGCAAGGAATGGGGATTTTTTCATGTAGTGAATCATGGTATTAGTGTTGAGGTTTTGGATGAAATGTTATGTGGAATTCGAAGGTTTCACGAACTAGATGATGAGGAGAAGAAAACCTTTTACTCAAGGGATCGAAGTAAGAAAGTTAGATATTTCTCTAACGGTAGCCTTTTTAGAGACCCTGCTGCTAATTGGAGGGACtcaattgcatttttttcttctcctcacCCTCCTAATCCAGAAGAAATTCCAGCAGTGTGCAG AGATATAGTGGTTGAATATACAGAGAAAATAAGGGCATTAGGCTTAACAATGTTTGAGCTATTCTCAGAGGCTCTTGGCCTTCCTACATCTTACCTGAATGAATTGGACTCTATAGAGGGAGAATTTCATTTGTGTCACTACTATCCACCATGCCCTGAACCTGAATTAACCATGGGTACTTCAAAGCACACCGATATTAGCTTCATGACAATTCTTCTACAGGACCATATTGGTGGTCTTGAAGTTCTTCATAAGAATCAGTGGGTTAATGTTCATCCAGTGCATGGATCTCTTGTTATAAATATTGGGGATCTTCTACAA CTTTTGACAAATGACAAGTTTATCAGTGTGTATCATCGAGTCTTATCAAGGGATATAGGACCCCGAATTTCAGTAGCAAGCTTCTTTACAAGCTCATTTCCACATTACGCATCAAAGATTGTTGGTCCAATAAAAGAATTGTTATCAAAAGACAATCCACCAATCTATAAGGACACTACTATAGAAGATGTCGCAGCCCATTATCATAAGAAAGGCCTTGACGGAAATCGTTCCTTGCATCCCTTTAGGTTGTGCAATGATTGA
- the LOC106772186 gene encoding 1-aminocyclopropane-1-carboxylate oxidase homolog 1 isoform X1 — translation MATISKILLEAKSSKDYSYDRIAEVKAFDETKLGVKGLLDSGLTKIPRMFYNDKVKDNTETTPTDLKFNVPIIDLKDIDTNSYLRVETLDKIRRACKEWGFFQVLNHGIDVEVLEEMLCGIRRFHELDAEVRKTFYSRDQSKKVRYFSNGSLFRDPAADWRDTLAFFSSPHAPNPEEIPAVCRDIVVEYTEKIRALGLTMFELFSEALGLPTSYLNELDSVKGGFHLCHYYPSCPEPELTMGASKHTDISFMTILLQDQIGGLQVLHENQWVDVHPVHGSLVINIGDLLQLLTNDMFVSVYHRVLSKDIGPRISVASFFKSSFPEKASMVVGPIKELLSEDNPRIYRDTTIEDVTAHYFKKGLDGNSSLLPFRLCSG, via the exons ATGGCGACCATAAGCAAAATTTTGTTAGAGGCAAAGAGTAGTAAGGATTACTCCTATGATAGAATAGCTGAAGTCAAGGCTTTTGATGAAACAAAACTTGGGGTGAAAGGGTTGTTAGATTCTGGGCTCACAAAGATCCCGCGAATGTTCTACAATGACAAGGTGAAGGACAACACTGAAACCACACCAACTGACTTAAAGTTTAATGTCCCCATCATAGACCTGAAAGACATAGACACAAACTCATACCTGCGTGTTGAAACACTTGACAAGATTAGAAGGGCATGCAAGGAATGGGGATTTTTCCAAGTACTGAATCATGGTATTGATGTTGAGGTTTTAGAGGAGATGTTATGTGGAATTCGAAGGTTTCATGAACTAGATGCTGAGGTGAGGAAAACCTTTTACTCAAGGGATCAAAGTAAGAAAGTTAGATATTTCTCCAATGGTAGCCTTTTTAGAGACCCTGCTGCTGACTGGAGGGACACGTTAGCGTTCTTTTCTTCTCCTCACGCTCCTAATCCAGAAGAAATACCAGCAGTGTGCAG AGATATTGTGGTTGAATATACAGAGAAAATAAGGGCATTAGGCTTAACAATGTTTGAGCTATTCTCAGAGGCTCTTGGCCTTCCTACATCTTACTTGAATGAATTGGACTCTGTAAAAGGAGGATTTCATTTGTGTCACTACTATCCATCATGCCCTGAACCTGAATTAACTATGGGTGCTTCAAAGCACACTGATATTAGCTTCATGACAATTCTTCTACAAGACCAGATTGGTGGTCTTCAAGTTCTTCATGAGAATCAGTGGGTTGATGTTCATCCAGTGCATGGATCACTTGTTATAAACATTGGGGATCTTCTTCAG CTTCTGACAAATGACATGTTCGTCAGTGTGTATCATCGGGTCCTATCAAAGGATATAGGACCTAGAATTTCAGTAGCAAGCTTCTTTAAAAGCTCATTTCCAGAAAAAGCATCAATGGTTGTTGGTCCAATAAAAGAACTGTTATCAGAAGACAATCCACGAATCTATAGGGACACCACTATAGAAGATGTTACAGCCCATTATTTTAAGAAAGGCCTTGATGGAAATAGTTCCTTACTCCCTTTTAGGTTGTGCAGTGGTTGA
- the LOC106772186 gene encoding 1-aminocyclopropane-1-carboxylate oxidase homolog 11 isoform X2, translating to MVVTNTNNLDSEASKNLTYDRTAEVKAFDDTKLGVKGLLDSGVTKIPRMFHHGQLDMHEISKEDSKLSVPIIDLQDIETNSSLRVEVVDKIRNACQKWGFFQVINHGVGVEVLNEMICGIRRFHEQDAEIRKTFYSRDNNKKVRYFSNVNPYIGKGANWRDTISFFLTPDPPNPEEIPIVCRDIVIEYSKKVRSLGDRIFELFSEALGLNPSYLKELESTDGQFLLCHYYPACPQPELTLGTSKHTDSDFMTILLEDHMGGLQVLHQNQWVDVHPVHGSLVVNIGDFLQLITNGMFRSVYHRVLARNIGPRISIASFFINTTAHGTSKVVGPLKELLSEENPPIYRDTTIKEVMAHYFDEKGLDENIPLQPFRL from the exons ATGGTGGTGACAAACACCAACAACTTAGACTCAGAGGCaagtaaaaatttaacttatgaTAGAACAGCTGAAGTCAAAGCTTTTGATGATACAAAACTAGGTGTAAAAGGCCTATTAGACTCTGGTGTAACAAAGATTCCACGCATGTTCCATCATGGACAATTAGACATGCATGAGATCTCAAAAGAAGACTCAAAGTTGAGTGTCCCCATCATAGACCTCCAAGACATAGAAACAAATTCATCCCTACGAGTTGAAGTAGTTGACAAGATTCGAAATGCATGCCAAAAGTGGGGATTTTTTCAAGTCATCAATCATGGTGTTGGTGTTGAAGTGTTGAATGAGATGATATGTGGAATTCGTAGGTTCCATGAACAAGATGCTGAGATAAGGAAAACCTTTTACTCCAGAGATAACAATAAGAAAGTCAGATACTTCTCTAATGTGAACCCTTACATAGGTAAGGGTGCTAATTGGAGAgacacaatttcattttttctgaCTCCTGATCCTCCCAATCCAGAAGAAATACCAATAGTATGCAG AGACATTGTGATTGAATACTCAAAGAAAGTAAGGAGTTTGGGAGACAGAATCTTTGAGCTATTTTCAGAAGCACTTGGCCTTAATCCTTCTTATCTCAAAGAACTGGAATCTACTGATGGACAATTTCTTTTGTGTCACTACTACCCTGCTTGCCCTCAACCTGAATTAACGTTGGGCACTTCTAAGCACACTGATAGTGATTTCATGACAATTCTTCTAGAAGATCATATGGGTGGTCTTCAAGTTCTTCATCAGAATCAATGGGTTGATGTTCATCCAGTGCATGGATCTCTTGTTGTAAACATTGGGGATTTTCTGCAG CTTATAACAAATGGTATGTTTCGGAGTGTTTATCATCGGGTCTTAGCGAGGAACATAGGTCCCAGAATTTCAATAGCAAGCTTTTTTATAAACACAACAGCACATGGTACATCAAAGGTTGTCGGTCCACTAAAGGAATTGTTATCAGAAGAAAATCCTCCAATCTATAGGGACACTACTATTAAAGAAGTGATGGCACATTACTTTGATGAGAAAGGCCTTGATGAGAACATTCCTTTACAACCTTTTAGGTTGTGA